The nucleotide sequence TAATTTTAATAACATTATAATTCTCCTGTCCTTTCCTTATATTTCAAAAAAGCAACTCCACCTAATCCAGCTAGAATAATTTCAACAACAGGACTTACTCCTACTAATATTCCTATCAAAGCTAACAATGATACAATTAACAGTTTCCTTTCTATCTTTGACGTTTTTATTAACTTATATACTGCTGATGCTATTAATGCTACGACTGCTGGTCTTACACCTAGAAATATCTTCTCTACAACCCTATTATCTCTATACTGATATAAAAAGGCAGATATAATAAGTATTATTATAAATGAAGGTAATACTACTCCTAACATACAAGCTAAAGCTCCTAATGTCCCTGAAACTCTATAGCCAATAAATAGAGAACTATTTACAGCTATTGCTCCAGGTGCTGACTGTGATATAGCTATAACATCTAAAAATTCCTCACTTTCCAGCCATCCATTTTTATCAACTACTTCAGTTTCAATAAGTGGTATCATAGCATATCCGCCTCCAAAGGTGAAGGCCCCTATTTTTAAAAAGGTTATAAAAAGTTTTAAAAGTTGCGGCATAAATTTAAACTCCCTTTCCTTAAGTAGCTCTTAGCTCTTAGTTCTTAGCTTAAAAAACGTGCAAAACAACATCCCTTTTGTTATCTTTTGTTATTGAGGGACGCCCACGTCCCTTAATATTTGCTTCAGTCGAATTGTAATTTCTCAATTGTAAATTATCTTCCCCACTACCACTCTGTCATGTCCTGCTAAATCTTTTATTACCCTTATATCTTCAAAGTTTTTATTTTGTCTAAGAAGTTCTGATACTTCCTTTCCTTGGTCATATCCAATTTCAAAGGCTAATAAACCACCATCTACTAAATAATCTGTACTTTGCTCTATTATTCTTCTATAATATTTAAGACCATCTTCGCCACCATCTAGAGCTAATCTTGGTTCATATTTTGACACTTCCGTTTGTAAATCTTCTATGTCTTTTGATGGTATATAAGGTGGATTTGATACTATTATATCTATATTTTTAAGAAGATTATATTCTTTTAATGGGTTCAACAAATCACCTTGCAAGAACTTGACTCTGTCTTGTAAATTCATATTATCACAATTTTTCTTAGCTACTTTTAAAGCTTCTTCACTTATATCTACGGAATACACAAAAGCATTTTTTATATAATGAGCTAAACTCAATGTTATAGCTCCACTACCAGCTCCTATATCAACTATTTTTAACTCATCTTTATCTTTGAATTGTCCTTTTTCAACAATATTTATTACTGTCTCAACTAAAATCTCTGTATCTGGTCTAGGTACTAAAACTCCTTCTTTAACAAAAAAATCAAGTCCCATGAACTCTTGTTTACGGATTATATATTGTAAAGGATAGCCTGACTTTCGTTTGTCCACTAATCGTAAAAAGTTATCCACATTTTCTTCGTTAACCTGCCTATCCTTCTGTGTATAAATATATATTTTATCTACATTAAGTGCATAACATAGTAATAATTGTGCATCAAGAAAGGGATTTGATAAATCCCCTTCTTGTAAAATTTCTATTCCCTTTTTAAGTAATTGCTCAACAGTCATAGCTTTTACCAAGAATCTGCCTCCTTGTCTTCTACTAATACGGCCTTCAATGCTTCTAATCCTACTTCAAGCTGTGAATCATCTGGTTCATTTGTTGTAAGCTTTTGTAGCATCAATCCTGGATATGATATAATACGGGCAATCATACTATCGCTTTTTCCTACAACCTTATTTATCTCATAAGATATCCCTGCAATTACTGGTAGCATTACTATTCTAGATATAAACCTCATTAAAGGATTAGGCCAACCAAATAAAGAGAAAACAAGTATACTTATAATCATAACATTAAACAAAAAGCTAGTTCCACATCTAGGATGAAGAGTTGTATATTTTCTAGCATTTTCAACAGTTAGTTCTTCTCCATGTTCATAGCAATGAATAGACTTATGCTCTGCTCCATGATATTGGAACACCCTATATATATCATCCATTCTTGAAACTACATAAACATATAATAGAAATATAGATATTCTAATAAATCCTTCAATTAAATTTAAAATTAAACTATTATTAATTTTAGTCTTTAAGAAATTAGCTAAAAATGAAGGTCCTAACATAAAGGCTCCTATTGCTATTAACAAAGATAAGAAAACAGAGAAATATATCATTACATCTTCAGTTTTGTCTTTAAAAATTTTCTCTAGAAATTTATCAAATTTACTTGGTTCAATATCTTCTTCCTCTTCATAAAATTCTGCTGAATACATTAAGGATTTTACTCCAATGACCATCGCCTCAATTAATGCTACACTACCTCTAATAAAAGGTATCTTTAAAAATTTATACTTGGTAGACCAAGTACTCAGTTTTTGTTTTTTTAGTTCAATATCACCATCTGGCTTTCTAACAGCAATAGCGATATGTTTAGGTCCTTTCATCATAACACCTTCTATTAAAGCTTGACCACCTATACTAGTTATATGCTTAGGCTTTCTTATTACATCTTTTATTTTTGACATTGCATCTCCCTACTCTCTAATATAATGTTTGTCATATATTATTATATCTTATTTTCACATATATTAACAAGAAAAAGACATAACTTAATCTATCCGTATTTATACTTTCCTGTTATTCAAATATAGTAACAGCTATCAGTTAATATCTATATAAAAGTAAACTTTATCAACTTCTATTTCTATTACTAATATATATCCAGAATTTGCATGATTACTTATAACAAACTATATGATATTATTTATATAAACCGTTTAAATAATTCATCTAAATAAGTCCCCTTATTTAGATATATAACTATGTTGTTAAGTATATCCTGAGGATTAATTCCTCAGGTATTTTTTTGCTTTATTATATATAAACTAAAAGAGAGCTTTTTCAAGCTCTCTTTTAGTTTGTGTAATTTTGTTTTTAGTACTTACCAAATCCTCCGTAGCAGTTACAGAATAAAATAACTAGTAACAAGAAGAAGAATAATAATTCACTACCTCCATCAAATAATCCTCCAAATAATCCACATTGCTTATCAGCCATTAATAAGCCTCCCTTCAAATTTTCCACTTATTTTCTAGACAATATCATTATATGGAGGAGATATAAAAGATGTTACAGAAAAAATGACAAAGTCGTTTTTTTGATATTAGGTATTCGCCTCTCGCTTTTCGATAATAATCTTGCATATATTCCCTATGCTATTAAAGCTTGCATTTCGCTTGATTATAAGCTATACAATAACTATACTTTATTAGATAATAAAATGGACTGGATGTATCCAGTCCTAATGATAATTATCCATTATTTCTTTTATTAGGAACTTCATGGTGTAACCTACACCTTGCTTCATAGCTTTCAGTAGCACCCACTAAAATTGTAGGGTCATTATAACTCGCAGGCTTTCCATCTATCAATCTTTGTGTTCTATTTGCCGGATTTCCGCAAACAACACAAACAGCTGTTAGCTTGTCTACAAATTCAGCAATAGCCATTAATTTAGGTGTAGGACCAAAAGGTTCTCCTCTAAAGTCCATATCTAATCCAGCCACTATCACTCTTAATCCTCTATCAGCTAAATCTGCGCATATGTCTATAATTTCTTGGTCAAAAAACTGTACTTCATCTATTCCAACGACTTCGGTATCCGGCTCGATAAGGTCATAAATCTCTTTTGCTTTTTTTATACTTTCTCCCATGATTTTTTCTCCATTATGGGATACCACTTCATTTACACTATATCTATCATCCATAGAAGGCTTAAATACCTTTATTTTTTGCTTAGCTATTTGAGCTCTTCTTAACCTTCTTATAAGCTCTTCACTTTTACCACTATACATAGGGCCTACAATCACTTCAATCCAACCATGATGATTTGGTCCATACATTGAATGGTCCTCCTTTGTATAAAAAAATTAAAATTTAAAATTGAAAATGTAAAATTATATTTACGGATACTGGATATTTAGTACATTGCAATATGAGGTACAGTGTTATTACGTATGTAAATGCTTTATTTTTATATCTTACGTATTATCCTCATCTTATTTTACGTTTTTAAAACAGCAAAAATAAAGGTTAGAGCCATTATGGCATCTAACCTAGCAACCAAGTACATTTTATTTAAGACCATATTTTTTCTTGAATTGCTCAACACGGCCACCTTTATCAACAAGTTTTTGACGTCCTGTATAGAATGGATGACATTGTGAACAAATTTCTACTTTTAATTCACCTTTAACTGATCCTGTTTCAAATGTATTTCCGCACGCACAATGTACAACTGCTTTTTTGTATTCTGGATGGATTCCTTTTTTCACTGAAATCACCTCTTTCTTTAATACTTAATTTTTATATACAGATTCATAATCCACAATTTTTAACTAGTATATTATAGCACACCAAATTATTATTTTCAAGACATTATTATACTAAGTAAATACTGTGAAGTAAATATTTAGTTCTATAATTTTCTTATTTATTATTAATCAAACATTTTTCTTCTAGTCTTTTGTATAAACCCTTCATTAGTTTTTGTTGAAACTAGTTGATTTAATAATCTTTCAGTCACATCTATTACTTGAGCGTTGCTTATAGCTTTTCTTATACTCCAAATTGTCTCAAGCTCTCTTTGAGTTAACAATAAATCTTCACGTCTAGTACCAGATTTATTAATATCAATAGCAGGGAATACTCTTTTTTCTGATAATCTTCTATCCAAATGTACCTCCATATTTCCTGTACCTTTAAACTCTTCGAATATAACGTCATCCATCCTACTACCAGTCTCAATCAAAGCTGTAGCTAATATAGTAAGACTGCCACCATTTTCAATATTTCTAGCTGCACCAAAGAATCTCTTAGGTTTATGCAATGCTCCTGGGTCAAGTCCTCCCGATAACGTCCTACCTGTTGATGGTATAGTAAGATTATATGCCCTAGCTAATCTAGTAATACTATCTAATAATATTACAACATCTTTTCCATGTTCAACCAGCCTTTTAGCTCTTTCTAATACCATTTCTGCCACTTTTATATGATGCTTTGGAAGTTCATCGAAGGTTGAATACACTACATCACCTTTAACTGAACGTTGCATATCTGTTACTTCCTCTGGTCTCTCATCTATAAGTAATATTATTATTTCTATTTCTGGATGGTTTTGTGCAATACTATTAGCTATTTTTTTAAGTAAAATTGTTTTACCTGCCTTTGGAGGAGCTACTATCATACCCCTTTGACCTTTACCGATAGGCGCTATTAAATCTATCATTCTAGTTGCTAATTCACTTGGTGCTGTCTCTAATTTTATTCTTTCATTTGGATAAATAGGTGTTAATGTATCAAAATCTGGTCTTTTAGTTGCTGTTTCAGGGTCTTCGTCATTAACCTTTTGTACATATAAAAGCGCTTTATATTTCTCACCAGCTTTAGGTGGTCTAGTTATACCAAATATCTTATCTCCTGTCCTTAAGTTAAATCTCCTTATCTGAGAAGGCGATATATAAATATCTTCACTACTAGATAGATAGTTATCTCGTCTTAAAAATCCATATCCATCTGAATGAAGCTCTAGTATCCCTTCTGCAACTAATATTTCTTCACTTTGTTCTATCTCTTCAGTTAACCTTTCAGGTAAATTTTGTTTATGCTTTTCTTTTTCTTTTTGCTTATTCTCTTTTTCAACACGTTCTATGATTTTATCTATAAGTTCTTGCTTTTTATATTTACTATACCCTTTCATTCCTAATTGCTTTGCTGTTTCTCTTAAATCATTTAATTTTTTATCACTTAATTCACTCCGATTCAAAACTACACCTCCAAAAAACACTATCAACTTTATTTTTACCAAATTCTTCATATTTGTATACGGGATTTATATAGAAAAGAGTAATAGGTGGGTATTTATATGATTGTTATTATTTTCAATCATTGTTATAGTATCACTTTGTGATAAATAAGTCAATAATTAATACGTAGGAATTTACGTACGAGTGGACGTATTGCGTACAAGTTAACGCAAAAAAGACGGTCAGCATAAAAAAAGTCGTAAAAATGAACGAGAAAGCGGCTATTCGCCACTCGATGCTCGCTTTTCGTTAAAAAATATACTGATTAAAAGAATAGAGTAGTAGAGGATTAGAGTAATAGAGTAATAGAGTAGTAGAGAATATGGAATTTGCTGATTTTTAGTTGTCTAGGGACGCCCACGTCCCTAGACAGAAGCAAATTGAGGGACGTGGGCGTCCCTCAATAACTAAAACCAGTACCTAGTATCTTGTACCTTGTACCTGATTTACTTCGCATACTTAGGTTTCTTATCTAATTTATGAATTGCTTCTATAAACCTTATAGTACCTGTCTTTGCTCTAGTAACCATAGAATGTGTTTTTGCTGTATTGTTCTCATAATAAACTACGCCTTTAAGTAGTTCTCCATCTGAAATACCTGTAGCTGCAAAGAATATTTGGTCTCCCTTTGCTAACTCTTCCATAGTTAGTACTTTATTTATATCTCCAATTCCCATTTTTTTGCATCGTTCTCTTTCTTCATCGTTCATAGGTACTAATCTTCCTTGAAATTCTCCTCCCATACATTTTAATGCAGCTGCACCTATTACTCCTTCAGGTGCTCCTCCTATTCCCATAAGTATGTCTACTCCTGAATGTTCAAAGCACGTTGCTATTGCAGCAGCAACATCACCATCACCAAACAATTTTATCCTCGCTCCTGCTTCTCTGACTTTATTTATTAAATCCTCATGTCTTTCTCTATCTAGAATAGTTACTGTTATGTCAGAAATATCCTTATTTAAAGCCTTAGCTACTGCTTTTAAATTATCTTCAACAGATGCATCTAAATCTATAACTCCAGCTGCCTTTGGACCGACAGCTATTTTTTCCATGTACATATCTGGTGCATGTAATAAACATCCCCTTGGTGCCATAGCCACTACTGCTATTGCATTTGGTAACCCTTTAGCTACTGCAGTTGTGCCATCTAATGGGTCTACCGCTATATCTACTTTAGGACAGTCTTCATCTGCCTTTCCTATTTGTTCCCCTATGTACAACATAGGAGCTTCATCCATTTCTCCTTCGCCTATAACTACTACACCATCAATATCTATAGTATCAAACATACTCCTCATTCCATCAACTGCCGCTTGGTCTGCTATTATTTTATCTCCCCTTCCCATATATCTAGCACATCCTAAAGCTGCAGCCTCAGTAACTCTAACAAGATTCAAAGCTAAATCTCTATCCATAATGAGCCCCCTTCGTGTAATCATATTTTCACATTTAGTATATTCTATACAGCGTATTTTTGTCAAATGGTATAACACATTTATTTTGATATAACCATTATATGGGCTTAATTTCAAAAATATGATGTAAAATCAATCTTGTTGTTTCTCAGCTATTCGCTGTTCGCCTTTCGCTTTTCGATAATAATTTTACAAATATTCTCTCTTCCTT is from Caldisalinibacter kiritimatiensis and encodes:
- a CDS encoding DUF1385 domain-containing protein yields the protein MSKIKDVIRKPKHITSIGGQALIEGVMMKGPKHIAIAVRKPDGDIELKKQKLSTWSTKYKFLKIPFIRGSVALIEAMVIGVKSLMYSAEFYEEEEDIEPSKFDKFLEKIFKDKTEDVMIYFSVFLSLLIAIGAFMLGPSFLANFLKTKINNSLILNLIEGFIRISIFLLYVYVVSRMDDIYRVFQYHGAEHKSIHCYEHGEELTVENARKYTTLHPRCGTSFLFNVMIISILVFSLFGWPNPLMRFISRIVMLPVIAGISYEINKVVGKSDSMIARIISYPGLMLQKLTTNEPDDSQLEVGLEALKAVLVEDKEADSW
- a CDS encoding thymidine kinase produces the protein MYGPNHHGWIEVIVGPMYSGKSEELIRRLRRAQIAKQKIKVFKPSMDDRYSVNEVVSHNGEKIMGESIKKAKEIYDLIEPDTEVVGIDEVQFFDQEIIDICADLADRGLRVIVAGLDMDFRGEPFGPTPKLMAIAEFVDKLTAVCVVCGNPANRTQRLIDGKPASYNDPTILVGATESYEARCRLHHEVPNKRNNG
- a CDS encoding chromate transporter, whose product is MPQLLKLFITFLKIGAFTFGGGYAMIPLIETEVVDKNGWLESEEFLDVIAISQSAPGAIAVNSSLFIGYRVSGTLGALACMLGVVLPSFIIILIISAFLYQYRDNRVVEKIFLGVRPAVVALIASAVYKLIKTSKIERKLLIVSLLALIGILVGVSPVVEIILAGLGGVAFLKYKERTGEL
- the glpX gene encoding class II fructose-bisphosphatase, whose translation is MDRDLALNLVRVTEAAALGCARYMGRGDKIIADQAAVDGMRSMFDTIDIDGVVVIGEGEMDEAPMLYIGEQIGKADEDCPKVDIAVDPLDGTTAVAKGLPNAIAVVAMAPRGCLLHAPDMYMEKIAVGPKAAGVIDLDASVEDNLKAVAKALNKDISDITVTILDRERHEDLINKVREAGARIKLFGDGDVAAAIATCFEHSGVDILMGIGGAPEGVIGAAALKCMGGEFQGRLVPMNDEERERCKKMGIGDINKVLTMEELAKGDQIFFAATGISDGELLKGVVYYENNTAKTHSMVTRAKTGTIRFIEAIHKLDKKPKYAK
- the prmC gene encoding peptide chain release factor N(5)-glutamine methyltransferase, with product MVKAMTVEQLLKKGIEILQEGDLSNPFLDAQLLLCYALNVDKIYIYTQKDRQVNEENVDNFLRLVDKRKSGYPLQYIIRKQEFMGLDFFVKEGVLVPRPDTEILVETVINIVEKGQFKDKDELKIVDIGAGSGAITLSLAHYIKNAFVYSVDISEEALKVAKKNCDNMNLQDRVKFLQGDLLNPLKEYNLLKNIDIIVSNPPYIPSKDIEDLQTEVSKYEPRLALDGGEDGLKYYRRIIEQSTDYLVDGGLLAFEIGYDQGKEVSELLRQNKNFEDIRVIKDLAGHDRVVVGKIIYN
- the rpmE gene encoding 50S ribosomal protein L31, whose amino-acid sequence is MKKGIHPEYKKAVVHCACGNTFETGSVKGELKVEICSQCHPFYTGRQKLVDKGGRVEQFKKKYGLK
- the rho gene encoding transcription termination factor Rho, giving the protein MNRSELSDKKLNDLRETAKQLGMKGYSKYKKQELIDKIIERVEKENKQKEKEKHKQNLPERLTEEIEQSEEILVAEGILELHSDGYGFLRRDNYLSSSEDIYISPSQIRRFNLRTGDKIFGITRPPKAGEKYKALLYVQKVNDEDPETATKRPDFDTLTPIYPNERIKLETAPSELATRMIDLIAPIGKGQRGMIVAPPKAGKTILLKKIANSIAQNHPEIEIIILLIDERPEEVTDMQRSVKGDVVYSTFDELPKHHIKVAEMVLERAKRLVEHGKDVVILLDSITRLARAYNLTIPSTGRTLSGGLDPGALHKPKRFFGAARNIENGGSLTILATALIETGSRMDDVIFEEFKGTGNMEVHLDRRLSEKRVFPAIDINKSGTRREDLLLTQRELETIWSIRKAISNAQVIDVTERLLNQLVSTKTNEGFIQKTRRKMFD